A genomic segment from Triticum dicoccoides isolate Atlit2015 ecotype Zavitan chromosome 1A, WEW_v2.0, whole genome shotgun sequence encodes:
- the LOC119364699 gene encoding serine/threonine-protein phosphatase BSL1 homolog isoform X2: MGTAGKGAWVVPAPAYKEVEGWEGSGDDSPGYRCGHSLTVIAPTKGHGPRLILFGGATAIEAGATSGLPGIRLAGVTNTVHSYDVDKRRWTRLHPAGDPPSPRAAHSAAAVGTMVVFQGGIGPAGHSTDDLYVLDLTNDKFKWHRVVVQGAGPGPRYGHCMDLVAQRYLVSVSGNDGKRVLSDAWALDTAQKPYKWQKLNPDGDRPSARMYGTASARSDGMLLLCGGRDASGTPLSDAYGLLMHTNGQWEWTLAPGISPSPRYQHAAVFVGARLHVTGGVLRGGRAIEGEGAIAVLDTAAGVWLDRNGIVTSRTLKSSNEHDASSDLLRRCRHAAASVGSQIYIYGGLRGDILLDDFLIAENAPFQSETDRVPSTDKKSIDMLTEASAAEAEAVSAVWRAAKEASHASSEDSLSDGIGSESPLSETSPMADDLDDGGSMEPDVKLHSRAVVVAKEAVGDLGCLVRQLSLDQFENESRRMHPANNDQSYSSKKALNRQRSPQGLHKKVISLLLRPRNWNAPADRTFFLDSYEVGELCYAAEQIFMQEPTVLQLKAPVKVFGDLHGQFGDLMRLFDEYGYPSTAGDITYIDYLFLGDYVDRGQHSLETITLLLALKIEYPEHVHLIRGNHEAADINALFGFRLECIERMGESDGIWAWTRFNQLFNYLPLAAMIEKKIICMHGGIGRSINSVEQIEKIERPITMDVGSIVLMDLLWSDPTENDSVEGLRPNARGPGLVTFGPDRVAEFCKRNKLQLIIRAHECVMDGFERFAHGQLITLFSATNYCGTANNAGAILVVGRGLVIVPKLIHPLPPPVNSPESSPERAMDATWMQELNIQRPPTPTRGRPHSAGDRNSLAYI; encoded by the exons atggggacggcgGGGAAGGGCGCGTGGGTCGTGCCGGCGCCGGCGTAcaaggaggtggaggggtgggaggggtcGGGGGACGACTCGCCGGGCTACAGGTGCGGCCACTCGCTCACCGTCATCGCGCCCACCAAGGGCCACGGCCCGCGCCTCATCCTCTTCGGCGGCGCCACGGCGATCGAGGCCGGCGCGACCTCCGGCCTCCCCGGCATCA GGCTCGCGGGGGTGACCAACACGGTGCACTCGTACGACGTGGACAAGCGGAGGTGGACGAG GTTACATCCAGCTGGAGATCCTCCATCTCCAAGGGCTGCACATTCTGCTGCTGCTGTGGGCACCATGGTTGTTTTCCAG GGTGGGATTGGACCAGCGGGGCATTCGACAGACGATCTCTATGTGCTTGATCTGACAAACGACAAGTTCAAATGGCACCG GGTTGTTGTTCAGGGGGCTGGTCCTGGTCCTCGCTATGGTCATTGCATGGATTTGGTAGCGCAGCGTTACCTTGTGTCAGTCTCGGGAAATGATG GAAAGCGGGTCTTATCAGATGCTTGGGCTTTGGACACAGCTCAGAAACCATATAAGTGGCAGAAACTTAACCCTGATGGTGATAGACCTTCAGCAAGGAT GTATGGCACTGCCAGTGCACGCTCCGATGGCATGCTTTTACTTTGTGGTGGAAGGGATGCTTCTGGGACG CCACTCTCTGATGCTTATGGACTACTTATGCATACAAATGGTCAGTGGGAGTGGACTCTGGCTCCCGGGATATCTCCATCTCCAAGATATCAGCATGCAGCT GTCtttgttggtgctcggctgcatgtTACTGGAGGTGTCCTTAGAGGAGGGAGAGCTATTGAAGGGGAGGGTGCAATTGCAG TTCTGGACACTGCTGCTGGAGTTTGGTTGGATAGAAATGGCATTGTGACCTCTCGCACTCTAAAATCTTCCAATGAGCATGATGCTTCTTCGGATCTGCTTCGTCGTTGCCGCCATGCAGCTGCTTCTGTTGGTTCTCAGATATACATTTATGGTGGACTGAGGGGAG ATAtcctcctcgatgattttcttattGCTGAGAATGCACCCTTCCAATCAGAAACTGATAGGGTCCCAAG CACGGACAAGAAGTCAATTGACATGTTGACAGAGGCATCAGCTGCCGAAGCTGAAGCTGTTAGTGCTGTATGGCGAGCTGCAAAGGAAGCATCTCATGCATCTTCAGAAGACAGTCTTTCAGATGGAATAGGATCCGAGTCCCCTCTCAGTGAAACTTCACCAATGGCTGATGATTTAGATGATGGGGGCTCCATGGAACCAGATGTGAAGTTGCATTCTAGAGCA GTTGTAGTTGCTAAAGAAGCAGTAGGAGATTTAGGATGTTTGGTCCGACAGCTTTCACTTGATCAGTTTGAGAATGAAAGTAGAAGAATGCATCCCGCGAACAATGATCAATCATATTCATCGAAGAAAGCATTAAATAGACAAAGGTCTCCACAAGGTTTGCATAAGAAG GTCATTTCGCTCTTATTGAGGCCAAGGAATTGGAATGCTCCAGCTGATAGGACCTTTTTCCTGGACTCTTATGAAGTTGGCGAGCTATGCTATGCTGCTGAGCAGATTTTTATGCAGGAACCAACTGTCTTACAACTAAAAGCACCAGTTAAAGTATTTGGTGATCTGCATGGGCAGTTTGGGGACCTAATGCGCCTTTTCGATGAATATGGTTATCCATCTACTGCTGGTGACATAAC ATATATTGATTATCTCTTCTTGGGAGACTATGTTGACCGAGGTCAGCACAGCTTGGAAACAATAACATTACTTCTTGCTCTTAAA ATAGAGTACCCTGAACATGTCCACCTGATTAGAGGAAATCATGAGGCTGCTGACATCAATGCTCTTTTCGGCTTCCGTCTTGAATGCATTGAGAGAATG GGTGAAAGTGATGGTATATGGGCTTGGACTAGATTCAACCAACTATTTAATTATCTCCCTCTGGCTGCtatgatagaaaagaaaataatatgCATGCATGGTGGCATCGGGAGGTCAATAAACAGTGTGGAGCAAATTGAAAAAATTGAAAGGCCTATTACAATGGATGTCGGATCTATTGTCCTCATGGATCTTTTATG GTCTGATCCTACAGAAAACGATAGTGTAGAGGGTTTGAGGCCAAATGCACGAGGACCTGGCTTGGTAACATTTGGG CCTGATCgagtggcagaattctgtaaacgaaACAAATTGCAATTGATCATAAGAGCTCATGAGTGTGTTATGGATGGATTTGAGCGTTTCGCCCATGGGCAGTTGATCACTTTATTTTCAGCCACTAATTATTGTG GCACTGCAAATAATGCTGGCGCCATACTTGTGGTGGGAAGGGGACTAGTTATTGTCCCGAAGTTAATTCATCCACTTCCACCACCTGTTAATTCTCCTGAGTCATCCCCTGAACGTGCCATGGATGCCACATGGATGCAG GAACTTAACATACAGCGGCCACCTACACCAACTAGAGGACGGCCGCATTCTGCTGGTGACAGGAACTCTCTTGCTTACATATGA
- the LOC119364699 gene encoding serine/threonine-protein phosphatase BSL1 homolog isoform X1, which produces MGTAGKGAWVVPAPAYKEVEGWEGSGDDSPGYRCGHSLTVIAPTKGHGPRLILFGGATAIEAGATSGLPGIRLAGVTNTVHSYDVDKRRWTRLHPAGDPPSPRAAHSAAAVGTMVVFQGGIGPAGHSTDDLYVLDLTNDKFKWHRVVVQGAGPGPRYGHCMDLVAQRYLVSVSGNDGKRVLSDAWALDTAQKPYKWQKLNPDGDRPSARMYGTASARSDGMLLLCGGRDASGTPLSDAYGLLMHTNGQWEWTLAPGISPSPRYQHAAVFVGARLHVTGGVLRGGRAIEGEGAIAVLDTAAGVWLDRNGIVTSRTLKSSNEHDASSDLLRRCRHAAASVGSQIYIYGGLRGDILLDDFLIAENAPFQSETDRVPRSENQNRNHNFNSDSPPFEQYTNNSHETAPGFSTDKKSIDMLTEASAAEAEAVSAVWRAAKEASHASSEDSLSDGIGSESPLSETSPMADDLDDGGSMEPDVKLHSRAVVVAKEAVGDLGCLVRQLSLDQFENESRRMHPANNDQSYSSKKALNRQRSPQGLHKKVISLLLRPRNWNAPADRTFFLDSYEVGELCYAAEQIFMQEPTVLQLKAPVKVFGDLHGQFGDLMRLFDEYGYPSTAGDITYIDYLFLGDYVDRGQHSLETITLLLALKIEYPEHVHLIRGNHEAADINALFGFRLECIERMGESDGIWAWTRFNQLFNYLPLAAMIEKKIICMHGGIGRSINSVEQIEKIERPITMDVGSIVLMDLLWSDPTENDSVEGLRPNARGPGLVTFGPDRVAEFCKRNKLQLIIRAHECVMDGFERFAHGQLITLFSATNYCGTANNAGAILVVGRGLVIVPKLIHPLPPPVNSPESSPERAMDATWMQELNIQRPPTPTRGRPHSAGDRNSLAYI; this is translated from the exons atggggacggcgGGGAAGGGCGCGTGGGTCGTGCCGGCGCCGGCGTAcaaggaggtggaggggtgggaggggtcGGGGGACGACTCGCCGGGCTACAGGTGCGGCCACTCGCTCACCGTCATCGCGCCCACCAAGGGCCACGGCCCGCGCCTCATCCTCTTCGGCGGCGCCACGGCGATCGAGGCCGGCGCGACCTCCGGCCTCCCCGGCATCA GGCTCGCGGGGGTGACCAACACGGTGCACTCGTACGACGTGGACAAGCGGAGGTGGACGAG GTTACATCCAGCTGGAGATCCTCCATCTCCAAGGGCTGCACATTCTGCTGCTGCTGTGGGCACCATGGTTGTTTTCCAG GGTGGGATTGGACCAGCGGGGCATTCGACAGACGATCTCTATGTGCTTGATCTGACAAACGACAAGTTCAAATGGCACCG GGTTGTTGTTCAGGGGGCTGGTCCTGGTCCTCGCTATGGTCATTGCATGGATTTGGTAGCGCAGCGTTACCTTGTGTCAGTCTCGGGAAATGATG GAAAGCGGGTCTTATCAGATGCTTGGGCTTTGGACACAGCTCAGAAACCATATAAGTGGCAGAAACTTAACCCTGATGGTGATAGACCTTCAGCAAGGAT GTATGGCACTGCCAGTGCACGCTCCGATGGCATGCTTTTACTTTGTGGTGGAAGGGATGCTTCTGGGACG CCACTCTCTGATGCTTATGGACTACTTATGCATACAAATGGTCAGTGGGAGTGGACTCTGGCTCCCGGGATATCTCCATCTCCAAGATATCAGCATGCAGCT GTCtttgttggtgctcggctgcatgtTACTGGAGGTGTCCTTAGAGGAGGGAGAGCTATTGAAGGGGAGGGTGCAATTGCAG TTCTGGACACTGCTGCTGGAGTTTGGTTGGATAGAAATGGCATTGTGACCTCTCGCACTCTAAAATCTTCCAATGAGCATGATGCTTCTTCGGATCTGCTTCGTCGTTGCCGCCATGCAGCTGCTTCTGTTGGTTCTCAGATATACATTTATGGTGGACTGAGGGGAG ATAtcctcctcgatgattttcttattGCTGAGAATGCACCCTTCCAATCAGAAACTGATAGGGTCCCAAGGTCAGAAAATCAAAATAGAAACCATAATTTTAATTCTGACTCTCCGCCCTTCGAGCAATATACAAATAACAGTCATGAGACAGCTCCTGGTTTCAG CACGGACAAGAAGTCAATTGACATGTTGACAGAGGCATCAGCTGCCGAAGCTGAAGCTGTTAGTGCTGTATGGCGAGCTGCAAAGGAAGCATCTCATGCATCTTCAGAAGACAGTCTTTCAGATGGAATAGGATCCGAGTCCCCTCTCAGTGAAACTTCACCAATGGCTGATGATTTAGATGATGGGGGCTCCATGGAACCAGATGTGAAGTTGCATTCTAGAGCA GTTGTAGTTGCTAAAGAAGCAGTAGGAGATTTAGGATGTTTGGTCCGACAGCTTTCACTTGATCAGTTTGAGAATGAAAGTAGAAGAATGCATCCCGCGAACAATGATCAATCATATTCATCGAAGAAAGCATTAAATAGACAAAGGTCTCCACAAGGTTTGCATAAGAAG GTCATTTCGCTCTTATTGAGGCCAAGGAATTGGAATGCTCCAGCTGATAGGACCTTTTTCCTGGACTCTTATGAAGTTGGCGAGCTATGCTATGCTGCTGAGCAGATTTTTATGCAGGAACCAACTGTCTTACAACTAAAAGCACCAGTTAAAGTATTTGGTGATCTGCATGGGCAGTTTGGGGACCTAATGCGCCTTTTCGATGAATATGGTTATCCATCTACTGCTGGTGACATAAC ATATATTGATTATCTCTTCTTGGGAGACTATGTTGACCGAGGTCAGCACAGCTTGGAAACAATAACATTACTTCTTGCTCTTAAA ATAGAGTACCCTGAACATGTCCACCTGATTAGAGGAAATCATGAGGCTGCTGACATCAATGCTCTTTTCGGCTTCCGTCTTGAATGCATTGAGAGAATG GGTGAAAGTGATGGTATATGGGCTTGGACTAGATTCAACCAACTATTTAATTATCTCCCTCTGGCTGCtatgatagaaaagaaaataatatgCATGCATGGTGGCATCGGGAGGTCAATAAACAGTGTGGAGCAAATTGAAAAAATTGAAAGGCCTATTACAATGGATGTCGGATCTATTGTCCTCATGGATCTTTTATG GTCTGATCCTACAGAAAACGATAGTGTAGAGGGTTTGAGGCCAAATGCACGAGGACCTGGCTTGGTAACATTTGGG CCTGATCgagtggcagaattctgtaaacgaaACAAATTGCAATTGATCATAAGAGCTCATGAGTGTGTTATGGATGGATTTGAGCGTTTCGCCCATGGGCAGTTGATCACTTTATTTTCAGCCACTAATTATTGTG GCACTGCAAATAATGCTGGCGCCATACTTGTGGTGGGAAGGGGACTAGTTATTGTCCCGAAGTTAATTCATCCACTTCCACCACCTGTTAATTCTCCTGAGTCATCCCCTGAACGTGCCATGGATGCCACATGGATGCAG GAACTTAACATACAGCGGCCACCTACACCAACTAGAGGACGGCCGCATTCTGCTGGTGACAGGAACTCTCTTGCTTACATATGA